One genomic region from Streptomyces sp. NBC_00582 encodes:
- a CDS encoding SGNH/GDSL hydrolase family protein, giving the protein MTSMSRARVARRIAAGAAYGGGGIGLAGAAVVGLLLAEARLARRHVNGGGERIRVPHADGRYGRTYDAPGAPAAEPLRLVLLGDSTAAGQGVHRSGQTPGALLASGLAAVAERPVVLRNVALPGARSDDLDRQVALVLGTSDQVPDICVIMIGANDVTNRMPPTRSVRHLAAAVRRLRTAGAEVVVGTCPDLGTIEPVPQPLRWLARRASRQLAAAQTIGVIEQGGRTVSLGDLLGPEFEENPRELFGPDHYHPSAEGYATAAMAVLPTVCAALGLWPADEERPDVSRREGFLPVARAAAEAASEAGTEVTAAMPTGPRGPWALLKRRRRRRVEETEPSRPAPDQASA; this is encoded by the coding sequence ATGACGAGCATGTCGAGGGCGAGAGTGGCCCGGCGCATCGCGGCCGGCGCGGCCTATGGCGGCGGCGGCATCGGCCTGGCCGGGGCGGCGGTCGTGGGACTGCTGCTGGCGGAGGCGCGACTGGCCCGGCGCCATGTGAACGGAGGCGGCGAGCGCATCCGGGTCCCGCACGCGGACGGCCGCTACGGCAGGACGTACGACGCCCCCGGCGCCCCCGCCGCCGAGCCCCTGCGTCTGGTCCTGCTGGGCGACTCCACCGCGGCCGGCCAGGGCGTCCACCGCTCCGGCCAGACCCCGGGCGCGCTGCTGGCCTCCGGTCTCGCCGCGGTCGCGGAACGCCCGGTGGTGCTGCGCAACGTCGCCCTGCCCGGCGCCCGGTCCGACGACCTCGACCGCCAGGTCGCGCTGGTCCTCGGCACCTCCGACCAGGTGCCCGACATCTGCGTGATCATGATCGGCGCGAACGACGTCACTAACCGCATGCCGCCGACCCGCTCGGTCCGTCATCTCGCGGCGGCGGTACGACGGCTGCGCACCGCCGGCGCGGAGGTGGTCGTCGGCACCTGTCCCGACCTCGGCACGATCGAGCCGGTCCCGCAGCCCCTGCGCTGGCTCGCCCGCCGGGCCTCCCGCCAGCTCGCGGCCGCCCAGACGATCGGCGTGATCGAGCAGGGCGGCCGCACGGTGTCGCTGGGCGACCTCCTCGGCCCGGAGTTCGAGGAGAACCCGCGCGAGCTGTTCGGCCCGGACCACTACCACCCCTCGGCGGAGGGTTACGCCACCGCCGCCATGGCCGTCCTGCCCACCGTGTGCGCCGCGCTCGGCCTCTGGCCGGCCGATGAGGAACGCCCGGACGTCTCCCGCCGCGAGGGCTTCCTGCCGGTGGCCCGTGCGGCGGCGGAGGCGGCGTCGGAGGCCGGCACCGAGGTCACGGCGGCGATGCCGACCGGTCCGCGGGGCCCCTGGGCCTTGCTGAAGCGACGCCGCAGGAGGAGGGTCGAGGAGACCGAGCCGAGCCGGCCGGCACCAGACCAAGCAAGCGCTTAG
- a CDS encoding cystathionine beta-synthase → MRFHDSMISLVGNTPLVKLNSVTQGIQATVLAKVEYFNPGGSVKDRIALRMIEAAEESGALKPGGTIVEPTSGNTGVGLAIVAQQKGYKCIFVCPDKVSTDKINVLRAYGAEVVVCPTAVDPEHPDSYYNVSDRLVRETPGAWKPDQYSNPNNPLSHYHSTGPELWEQTEGRITHFVAGVGTGGTISGTGRYLKDASDGRVQVVGADPEGSVYSGGSGRPYLVEGVGEDFWPTAYDRTVADEIVPVSDKDSFQMTRRLAKEEGLLVGGSCGMAVVAALRVAERLGPDDVVVVLLPDSGRGYLSKIFNDEWMADYGFLEDEGPSARVGDVLSDKEHGAMPSLVHMHPDETVGQAIEVLREYGVSQMPIVKPGAGHPDVMAAEVVGSVVERELLDALFTQRASLSDPLEKHMSAPLPQVGSGEPVGDLMSVLGTADAAIVLVEGKPTGVVSRQDLLAFLAKGGK, encoded by the coding sequence GTGCGATTTCACGACTCGATGATCAGCCTCGTCGGCAACACCCCGCTGGTGAAGCTCAACAGCGTGACCCAGGGCATCCAGGCCACCGTTCTGGCCAAGGTGGAGTACTTCAACCCGGGCGGTTCCGTGAAGGACCGCATCGCCCTGCGCATGATCGAGGCCGCGGAGGAGAGCGGCGCGCTCAAGCCCGGTGGCACGATCGTCGAGCCGACCAGCGGCAACACCGGCGTCGGACTGGCCATCGTGGCCCAGCAGAAGGGGTACAAGTGCATCTTCGTGTGCCCCGACAAGGTGAGCACCGACAAGATCAACGTGCTGCGGGCCTACGGCGCGGAGGTCGTCGTCTGCCCGACCGCCGTGGACCCCGAGCACCCGGACTCGTACTACAACGTCTCCGACCGGCTGGTGCGTGAGACGCCCGGCGCCTGGAAGCCCGACCAGTACTCCAACCCCAACAACCCGCTCTCCCACTACCACTCCACCGGTCCCGAGCTGTGGGAGCAGACGGAGGGGAGGATCACGCACTTCGTGGCGGGCGTGGGCACCGGCGGCACCATCTCCGGCACCGGGCGCTATCTGAAGGACGCCAGCGACGGCCGCGTCCAGGTCGTCGGCGCCGACCCCGAGGGGTCCGTCTACTCCGGCGGCTCCGGGCGGCCGTACCTCGTCGAGGGTGTCGGCGAGGACTTCTGGCCGACCGCCTACGACCGGACCGTCGCCGACGAGATCGTCCCCGTGTCCGACAAGGACTCCTTCCAGATGACCCGCCGGCTGGCCAAGGAGGAGGGGCTCCTCGTGGGCGGCTCCTGCGGCATGGCCGTCGTCGCGGCGCTGCGGGTCGCCGAGCGGCTCGGGCCCGACGACGTGGTCGTCGTGCTGCTGCCGGACAGCGGCCGCGGCTATCTCTCGAAGATCTTCAACGACGAGTGGATGGCCGACTACGGCTTCCTGGAGGACGAGGGCCCGTCCGCCCGCGTCGGTGACGTCCTGAGCGACAAGGAGCACGGCGCCATGCCGTCCCTCGTCCACATGCACCCCGACGAGACGGTCGGTCAGGCCATCGAGGTGCTGCGGGAGTACGGCGTCTCGCAGATGCCGATCGTCAAGCCGGGCGCCGGCCACCCGGACGTCATGGCCGCGGAGGTCGTCGGCTCGGTCGTCGAACGCGAGCTGCTCGACGCGCTGTTCACCCAGCGGGCCTCGCTCTCCGACCCGCTGGAGAAGCACATGTCCGCCCCGCTGCCGCAGGTCGGCTCCGGCGAACCGGTCGGCGACCTGATGTCCGTGCTCGGCACCGCGGACGCCGCGATCGTCCTCGTCGAGGGCAAGCCCACCGGTGTGGTGAGCCGCCAGGACCTGCTGGCCTTCCTGGCCAAGGGCGGTAAGTGA
- a CDS encoding DUF6924 domain-containing protein: MALPRPDDLTSLVLRTDFSDDAAWDALRAVFDGADGGPHATWVSDPRYDGAGIPALLEEDGAADEEEQLTHVFLADAKALADGPERFLLAVDLYDEPGRTVRVPPAWFPDLSANLSIANLDFADFADCADATGTFRGWDG, from the coding sequence ATGGCGCTGCCCCGACCCGATGACCTGACCTCGCTCGTCCTGCGCACCGACTTCTCCGACGACGCCGCCTGGGACGCGCTGCGCGCCGTGTTCGACGGCGCGGACGGCGGCCCGCACGCCACCTGGGTCAGCGACCCGCGCTACGACGGGGCGGGCATTCCCGCGCTCCTGGAGGAGGACGGCGCGGCGGACGAGGAGGAGCAGCTCACCCATGTCTTCCTCGCCGACGCCAAGGCGCTCGCCGACGGCCCGGAGCGCTTCCTGCTCGCCGTCGACCTCTACGACGAGCCGGGGCGGACGGTCCGGGTGCCGCCGGCGTGGTTCCCCGACCTGTCGGCGAACCTCTCGATCGCCAATCTGGACTTCGCGGACTTCGCCGACTGCGCCGACGCCACGGGCACCTTCCGCGGCTGGGACGGCTGA
- a CDS encoding aromatic amino acid ammonia-lyase, with protein MSSRIVDASGVAPSGHSGHSGLVVLDGVALGVPDVVRLADGAARPVPGTDAMRRMTEVWDAARQIAATGRVYGRSTGVGANRNEDVPTEEAAEHGLRLLRSHAGAIGEELPARQVRAMLAVRANQLLAGGAGLRPGVVTALCEALESGAHPVVNEFGSVGTGDLAALAQVGLALAGEHPWRGDGAPGPQPLDNNDALALISSNALTLGQSALALHELRGLLEATQVVAALSLLAVDGSHEAYAAPVHAARPHRGSREVARRMRELTGAEDRPAPPLGRIQDPYGFRCLPQIHGPAHDAADTLEEVLAIEINAAAENPLISPEDLTAYHHGGFYQAQLALALDHFRLSLTQVARLSTSRLSTLNEPAYTRLRPFLADDRPASSGVMILEYAAGAALGDLRAFSAPASLGHAVLSRGVEEQASFASLAARQTLRACGAYRLVVGCELVAAVRALRQRELRPAPGVPAGRALELAEAVLDADQADRPLTDDVGAAARLLDRFTDIWRGSGA; from the coding sequence ATGTCGTCTCGGATCGTGGACGCCTCCGGTGTCGCGCCCAGCGGCCACAGCGGCCACAGCGGCCTCGTCGTTCTCGACGGCGTCGCCCTCGGCGTCCCGGACGTCGTCCGTCTCGCCGACGGCGCCGCCCGGCCGGTGCCCGGGACCGACGCGATGCGGCGGATGACGGAGGTCTGGGACGCCGCCCGGCAGATCGCCGCGACCGGACGTGTCTACGGCCGCTCCACCGGCGTGGGCGCCAACCGCAACGAGGACGTGCCGACCGAGGAGGCCGCCGAGCACGGGCTGCGGCTGCTGCGCAGCCATGCCGGCGCCATCGGCGAGGAACTCCCCGCCCGGCAGGTCCGCGCGATGCTCGCCGTCCGCGCCAACCAGCTCCTCGCCGGCGGAGCGGGACTGCGCCCCGGCGTCGTCACCGCCCTGTGCGAGGCCCTGGAGAGCGGCGCGCACCCGGTCGTCAACGAGTTCGGATCGGTCGGCACCGGAGACCTGGCGGCGCTGGCCCAGGTGGGCCTGGCGCTGGCCGGGGAGCATCCCTGGCGCGGCGACGGCGCCCCCGGGCCCCAGCCCCTCGACAACAACGACGCCCTCGCCCTGATCAGCAGCAACGCCCTCACCCTCGGCCAGTCCGCCCTCGCCCTGCACGAGCTGCGCGGACTCCTCGAAGCCACCCAGGTCGTCGCCGCCCTCTCCCTGCTGGCCGTGGACGGCTCGCACGAGGCGTACGCCGCCCCCGTGCACGCCGCCCGCCCCCACCGCGGCTCGCGCGAGGTCGCCCGCCGGATGCGCGAGCTGACCGGCGCCGAGGACCGGCCCGCCCCTCCGCTCGGCCGCATCCAGGACCCGTACGGCTTCCGCTGCCTGCCCCAGATCCACGGCCCCGCGCACGACGCCGCCGACACCCTGGAGGAGGTCCTCGCCATCGAGATCAACGCCGCCGCCGAGAACCCCCTCATCTCCCCCGAGGACCTGACCGCCTACCACCACGGCGGCTTCTACCAGGCCCAACTCGCCCTCGCCCTCGACCACTTCCGACTCTCACTGACCCAGGTCGCGCGGCTGTCCACCTCCCGGCTCTCCACCCTCAACGAGCCCGCCTACACCCGGCTGCGGCCCTTCCTCGCCGACGACCGGCCCGCCTCCTCCGGCGTGATGATCCTGGAGTACGCCGCCGGAGCCGCCCTCGGCGACCTGCGGGCCTTCTCCGCCCCCGCCTCGCTCGGCCACGCTGTACTCTCCCGAGGCGTCGAGGAACAGGCCAGTTTCGCCTCCCTCGCCGCCCGGCAGACACTGCGCGCCTGCGGCGCGTACCGTCTCGTGGTCGGCTGCGAACTCGTCGCCGCCGTACGGGCGCTGCGCCAGCGCGAGCTGCGGCCCGCGCCGGGGGTTCCGGCCGGGCGTGCGCTGGAGCTCGCCGAGGCGGTGCTCGACGCGGACCAGGCCGACCGGCCGCTCACGGACGACGTGGGCGCGGCGGCCCGGCTGCTGGACCGGTTCACGGACATCTGGAGGGGGAGCGGGGCATGA
- a CDS encoding MurR/RpiR family transcriptional regulator, with amino-acid sequence MDGRGVADTPAGRLQALFEGHRLTPTQRRIAHSMVRRAADVPFLSSVELAELAGVSQPSVTRFAVALGFDGYPALRKHLREVAPAEQPAGSASYNEYQQAVEAEIENLRHLAELLADPRPVHRAGRLLAASRPLPVLGLRAAASQAYGFAYFAAKVHPDVRLLHEGGTMIQDRIDAAVRAGATALLCFALPRHPREVLDTLTYAKQAGLTVVTVADSAFAPVAKVSDLLLPAAVGTGLAFDTACAPMLLGRVLLEAMCDDLPDAQARLEEFDARAAARGLFVE; translated from the coding sequence ATGGACGGCAGGGGCGTGGCGGACACACCCGCCGGACGGCTGCAGGCGCTCTTCGAGGGGCACCGGCTGACGCCGACCCAGCGGCGCATCGCCCACAGCATGGTGCGGCGCGCCGCCGACGTGCCGTTCCTCTCCAGCGTCGAACTGGCCGAGCTGGCCGGGGTCAGCCAGCCGTCCGTGACCCGGTTCGCCGTCGCCCTCGGCTTCGACGGCTACCCCGCCCTGCGCAAGCACCTGCGCGAGGTCGCCCCCGCCGAACAGCCCGCCGGCTCGGCGTCGTACAACGAGTACCAGCAGGCCGTCGAGGCCGAGATCGAGAACCTGCGGCACCTCGCCGAACTCCTCGCCGACCCGCGCCCGGTGCACCGCGCGGGCCGGCTGCTGGCCGCCTCCCGGCCCCTGCCGGTGCTGGGCCTGCGGGCCGCCGCCTCCCAGGCGTACGGCTTCGCGTACTTCGCCGCCAAGGTCCACCCGGACGTACGGCTGCTCCACGAGGGCGGCACGATGATCCAGGACCGGATCGACGCCGCCGTACGGGCCGGTGCCACCGCTCTGCTGTGCTTCGCGCTGCCCCGGCATCCGCGCGAGGTCCTGGACACGCTGACCTACGCCAAGCAGGCCGGGCTCACCGTCGTCACGGTCGCCGACTCCGCGTTCGCGCCGGTCGCCAAGGTCTCCGACCTGCTGCTGCCCGCCGCCGTCGGCACCGGGCTCGCCTTCGACACGGCGTGCGCGCCGATGCTGCTGGGCCGGGTCCTGCTGGAGGCGATGTGCGACGACCTGCCCGACGCGCAGGCCCGCCTGGAGGAGTTCGACGCGCGGGCGGCGGCACGGGGGCTGTTCGTCGAGTAG
- a CDS encoding roadblock/LC7 domain-containing protein, translating to MAAGPEILEELRRLRARVPQLTGALAAGVDGLVLAHDTPGVEPEGVAALTAAALGVAVRLTDSTGQGDLRELLVRGRYGYVATYAAGGHAVLTVLAQDRVNVGRLHLEGRRAGARIGELVDTYEAKAREARAREPKALPAKPPAQPPVRTPAKPTAAPLWTRSARDTSTDARTTTESREEPRNTSWPTPKPH from the coding sequence ATGGCCGCCGGCCCCGAGATCCTCGAGGAACTCCGCCGGCTGCGGGCCCGGGTGCCGCAGCTCACGGGCGCGCTGGCGGCCGGGGTGGACGGCCTCGTCCTCGCCCACGACACGCCCGGCGTGGAGCCGGAGGGGGTGGCCGCGCTGACCGCCGCCGCCCTCGGGGTCGCCGTACGGCTGACGGACAGCACCGGCCAGGGCGATCTGCGGGAACTCCTGGTGCGCGGGCGGTACGGCTATGTCGCCACGTACGCGGCGGGCGGCCATGCCGTGCTGACGGTGCTCGCGCAGGACCGCGTCAACGTCGGGCGGCTGCACCTGGAGGGGCGCCGGGCCGGGGCCCGGATCGGGGAGCTCGTCGACACCTACGAGGCGAAGGCGCGGGAGGCGCGGGCCCGGGAGCCGAAGGCGCTGCCCGCGAAGCCGCCGGCGCAGCCGCCCGTGCGGACGCCGGCCAAGCCCACCGCCGCCCCCCTATGGACCAGATCGGCGCGCGACACCTCCACGGACGCGCGCACCACCACGGAAAGTCGAGAGGAACCGAGGAACACGTCATGGCCAACACCGAAACCGCACTGA
- a CDS encoding transcriptional regulator produces MTLVGTTPQNTTPPPRLPVRERSTARETRGGLSPMLTRLASERATGVLERERGALYLAEGRVVHAESPLAPGLDVLLLTHGTLDGVTWQQALDRADAEHGALRLLLDADRIPRGALELCHLAALYDAAYFALAPSSTPGRFRYGAGHPLGGLRPVPVGALERETLRRRELLDRLWPDPLADGAPLVRAEAFAAPAPTARQRAVLALVDGVRTASDIARELGRQAFHTLVDVRRLAAAGLLTALFPPPPPPCMPTGAQPAAGTPGAPGVPGGTDGFGTAGAPPTANPPPAASLPRVNDPDITLLKRLRDALEAL; encoded by the coding sequence ATGACGCTCGTGGGGACGACACCGCAGAACACGACCCCACCGCCCCGGCTGCCGGTGCGGGAGAGATCGACGGCCCGGGAGACCAGGGGCGGGCTGTCGCCGATGCTGACCCGGCTCGCCTCCGAGCGGGCCACCGGCGTCCTGGAACGCGAGCGCGGCGCGCTCTACCTCGCCGAGGGCCGGGTGGTGCACGCCGAGAGCCCCCTCGCTCCGGGCCTCGACGTGCTCCTCCTGACCCACGGCACGCTCGACGGCGTCACCTGGCAGCAGGCACTGGACCGGGCCGACGCGGAACACGGCGCACTGCGGCTCCTCCTCGACGCCGACCGGATCCCGCGCGGCGCGCTGGAGCTGTGCCATCTGGCGGCGCTGTACGACGCGGCGTACTTCGCGCTCGCGCCCAGCAGCACCCCGGGCCGCTTCCGCTACGGCGCCGGGCATCCGCTCGGCGGGCTGCGGCCGGTGCCGGTGGGAGCGCTGGAGCGCGAGACGCTGCGCCGCCGCGAGCTGCTGGACCGGCTGTGGCCGGACCCGCTGGCCGACGGGGCGCCGCTGGTGCGGGCCGAGGCCTTCGCCGCCCCGGCACCGACCGCGCGGCAGCGCGCCGTCCTGGCACTGGTGGACGGGGTGCGCACGGCGTCGGACATCGCCCGGGAGCTGGGCCGGCAGGCGTTCCACACCCTGGTGGACGTCCGCCGGCTGGCCGCGGCGGGCCTGCTGACCGCGCTGTTCCCGCCGCCGCCCCCGCCCTGCATGCCGACCGGGGCGCAGCCGGCCGCGGGGACCCCGGGAGCGCCGGGGGTCCCGGGTGGGACGGACGGGTTCGGCACCGCCGGGGCGCCCCCCACCGCCAACCCCCCGCCCGCCGCCTCCCTGCCCCGTGTCAACGACCCCGACATCACCTTGCTGAAGAGGCTCAGAGATGCGCTGGAGGCCCTTTGA
- the hutU gene encoding urocanate hydratase, which translates to MSGPRPVRAPRGTELSALGWQQEAALRMLQNNLDPEVAEHPDKLVVYGGTGKAARDWRSFDAMVRTLEGLKQDETMLVQSGRPVGVMQTHEWAPRVLIANSNLVGDWATWEEFRRLEALGLTMYGQMTAGSWIYIGTQGILQGTYETFAAVAAKKFGGTLAGTITLTAGLGGMGGAQPLAVTMNDGVAICVDCDPRAIERRIEHRYLDVKADSLDHALQLAVEARDARRPLSIGVLGNAADLVPQLLAMGAPIDIVTDQTSAHDPLAYLPVGVAFEDMADAAAKDPAGFTTRARESMARHVEAMVGFMDAGAEVFDYGNSIRGEARLAGYDRAFAFPGFVPAYIRPLFCEGKGPFRWAALSGDPADIAKTDKAILDLFPENESLARWIKMAGERVHFQGLPARICWLGYGERDKAGERFNDMVASGELAAPLAIGRDHLDCGSVASPYRETEAMLDGSDAIADWPLLNAMVNVASGASWVSLHHGGGVGMGRSIHAGQVTVADGTKLGGEKIRRVLTNDPGMGVIRHVDAGYDIAETVADERGVRVPMREGDDA; encoded by the coding sequence ATGTCAGGACCCCGCCCCGTACGAGCGCCGCGCGGTACGGAACTGAGCGCCCTGGGATGGCAGCAGGAAGCCGCCCTGCGAATGCTGCAGAACAACCTCGACCCCGAGGTCGCCGAGCACCCCGACAAGCTCGTCGTCTACGGCGGCACCGGCAAGGCGGCCCGCGACTGGCGCTCCTTCGACGCCATGGTGCGCACCCTCGAGGGGCTGAAGCAGGACGAGACGATGCTCGTCCAGTCCGGTCGCCCCGTCGGCGTCATGCAGACCCACGAGTGGGCCCCGCGCGTCCTCATCGCCAACTCCAACCTGGTGGGCGACTGGGCCACCTGGGAGGAGTTCCGCCGCCTGGAGGCCCTCGGCCTGACCATGTACGGCCAGATGACCGCCGGTTCCTGGATCTACATCGGCACCCAGGGCATCCTCCAGGGCACCTACGAGACCTTCGCCGCCGTCGCCGCGAAGAAGTTCGGCGGCACCCTCGCCGGCACCATCACCCTCACCGCCGGCCTCGGCGGCATGGGCGGCGCCCAGCCCCTCGCCGTCACCATGAACGACGGCGTCGCGATCTGTGTCGACTGCGACCCGCGCGCCATCGAGCGCCGCATCGAGCACCGCTACCTCGATGTGAAGGCCGACTCCCTCGACCACGCCCTGCAGCTCGCCGTCGAGGCCCGTGACGCCCGCCGCCCGCTGTCCATCGGCGTCCTCGGCAACGCCGCCGACCTCGTCCCGCAGCTCCTCGCGATGGGCGCCCCCATCGACATCGTCACCGACCAGACCTCCGCCCACGACCCGCTGGCCTACCTGCCGGTCGGGGTGGCCTTCGAGGACATGGCGGACGCGGCCGCCAAGGACCCGGCCGGCTTCACCACCCGCGCCCGTGAGTCCATGGCCCGCCACGTCGAGGCCATGGTCGGCTTCATGGACGCCGGCGCCGAGGTCTTCGACTACGGCAACTCCATCCGCGGCGAGGCCCGGCTCGCCGGCTACGACCGGGCGTTCGCCTTCCCCGGCTTCGTCCCCGCCTACATCCGTCCCCTGTTCTGCGAGGGCAAGGGCCCCTTCCGCTGGGCGGCCCTGTCCGGCGACCCCGCCGACATCGCCAAGACCGACAAGGCGATCCTCGACCTCTTCCCCGAGAACGAGTCCCTCGCCCGCTGGATCAAGATGGCCGGCGAACGCGTCCACTTCCAGGGCCTGCCCGCCCGCATCTGCTGGCTCGGCTACGGCGAGCGCGACAAGGCCGGCGAGCGCTTCAACGACATGGTGGCCTCCGGTGAGCTGGCCGCCCCGCTGGCCATCGGCCGCGACCACCTCGACTGCGGCTCCGTCGCCTCCCCCTACCGGGAGACCGAGGCCATGCTCGACGGCTCCGACGCGATCGCCGACTGGCCGCTGCTCAACGCCATGGTCAACGTGGCCTCCGGCGCCTCCTGGGTCTCCCTCCACCACGGCGGCGGCGTCGGCATGGGCCGCTCGATCCACGCCGGCCAGGTCACCGTCGCCGACGGCACCAAGCTGGGCGGCGAGAAGATCCGCCGCGTGCTGACCAACGACCCCGGCATGGGCGTCATCCGCCACGTCGACGCCGGCTACGACATCGCCGAGACCGTCGCCGACGAGCGGGGCGTGCGGGTGCCGATGCGCGAGGGTGACGACGCGTGA
- a CDS encoding allantoate amidohydrolase, giving the protein MTFHSMWTELLPIGRDSVSRGYRRFAWTPADTDCRAWFQEQAASRGLAYEVDRNGNQWAWLGDPAAGDAVVTGSHLDSVPDGGAFDGPLGVVSSFAALDELRARQAEFARPLAIVNFGDEEGARFGLACVGSRLTAGALTVEQAHRLTDADGITLPQAMEAAGHDPEALGPDPERLARIGAFVELHVEQGRALDLSGDRVGIASAIWPHGRWRFDFRGEANHAGTTRLVDRRDPMLSYAETVLAARREAELAGAVATFGKISVEPNGVNAVPSLVRGWLDSRAEDQTTLDTVVSGVEKAARAYAAAHGVDLDVVRESFTPVVEFDHALRDELARILGKDTDLRVPVLGTGAGHDAGILSGRVPTAMLFVRNPTGVSHSPAEFAAEDDCAAGVHALADVLEGLACR; this is encoded by the coding sequence GTGACGTTCCACAGCATGTGGACGGAGTTGCTGCCCATCGGCCGTGACTCCGTCTCCCGCGGCTACCGCCGTTTCGCCTGGACCCCCGCCGACACCGACTGCCGGGCCTGGTTCCAGGAGCAGGCCGCCTCGCGCGGTCTGGCCTACGAGGTGGACCGCAACGGCAACCAGTGGGCGTGGCTCGGGGACCCGGCCGCCGGGGACGCCGTCGTCACCGGCTCGCACCTCGACTCCGTGCCCGACGGCGGCGCCTTCGACGGCCCCCTCGGGGTGGTGTCGTCCTTCGCCGCCCTCGACGAACTGCGCGCCAGGCAGGCCGAGTTCGCCAGGCCCCTCGCCATCGTCAACTTCGGTGACGAGGAGGGCGCCCGCTTCGGTCTCGCCTGCGTCGGCTCCCGCCTCACCGCCGGAGCGCTCACCGTCGAGCAGGCGCACCGCCTCACCGACGCCGACGGGATCACCCTCCCGCAGGCCATGGAGGCCGCCGGCCACGACCCCGAGGCCCTCGGCCCCGACCCGGAGCGGCTGGCCCGCATCGGCGCCTTCGTGGAGCTGCACGTCGAACAGGGCCGCGCGCTGGACCTGTCCGGCGACCGGGTCGGCATCGCCAGCGCGATCTGGCCGCACGGCCGCTGGCGGTTCGACTTCCGCGGCGAGGCCAACCACGCCGGCACCACCCGTCTCGTCGACCGACGCGACCCGATGCTGTCGTACGCCGAGACGGTCCTCGCCGCCCGCCGCGAGGCCGAACTCGCCGGCGCCGTCGCCACCTTCGGCAAGATCTCCGTCGAGCCGAACGGCGTCAACGCCGTGCCCTCCCTGGTGCGCGGCTGGCTCGACTCCCGCGCCGAGGACCAGACCACCCTCGACACCGTGGTGAGCGGTGTGGAGAAGGCCGCCCGCGCGTACGCCGCCGCGCACGGCGTCGACCTCGACGTGGTCCGGGAGTCCTTCACCCCCGTCGTCGAGTTCGACCACGCCCTGCGCGACGAACTCGCCCGCATCCTCGGCAAGGACACCGACCTCAGGGTCCCCGTCCTCGGCACCGGCGCCGGACACGACGCCGGAATCCTCTCCGGGCGCGTCCCGACCGCCATGCTGTTCGTGCGCAACCCCACGGGCGTCTCGCACTCCCCGGCCGAGTTCGCCGCCGAGGACGACTGCGCGGCCGGGGTGCACGCCCTCGCCGACGTACTGGAAGGACTGGCCTGCAGGTGA